The segment TCCCGAATTGGCTTCACCCGGTGTTCCTCCGCGTGGATCGGTTGAAAGATGCCAGCCTTCCTCACTATATTCCCACGAACAGGCGGGTTTCGCTTTCGGATAAGTATATTGATCAATCTGTTTTCCGCTGCCATCGTATAGAGAAAGTTCTTTTCCGGTATTCGCTAAGGCGGAAGGGAATTTATCTAAAGGGCAGACTTGTCCGTTTCCCGCCTCTATTTCCTGTCCGGAACGATACAGAACGATCCATTCGTGTGCCGGGATTTTAATTCCGGTTAAAGCCACAGAGTTATTGCCATAATGCAGTTCCCAGTTTGAAAGATCGATCGATGAGTCGCATGTATTATACAATTCGATATATTCTGTCTCGGGTAAGGCTGTCAATCCTTTCGGATCGGCCATGACTTCATTTATCCTAACGGCTTTTTCCGGATAACTTTCAATGGGAGCCTCGGGTTGTTCTTCCGGAGTTTCAGGGGTTTCTTCTGCTTCACGCAAAAGAAACGTGTAAGAATTGTCCGGTATAATGCCTCCTTGTTCATCTTTCAGATTTTCTATATAGAATGTATATTCGTGGTCAAGAGTCATTGCTTGAGGTAAACGGACTGTAACAATCTGGTGGTTGCTATCTTGGTACATACTTCGAATAGCAGCGCATTTCCCGTCAAAGCCATAGCCTGAGATTGCATATATTGCTCCGTCTAACGAAACGGGGCCACTGAATTCAAAGGATACTTCCGATAAACTGATGGGTTGAATAGCCGTTAATTCTACGGAACTTTGTTCGGTTTGTTCCGGCTCTTCCGTTTGTTCAGTTATTTTTGTCCGATAACTGATATCATCTATACCGAAATCATCTGTTTTGGTTTTCGTATGTGTTACCAGAATGCAAAAATGGGCTTGTTCCGGGAATGTATAACTGTATTCAAATGAAGCCGATTGTTTAGTTGCCTCTTCTGATAACGCATTTCCGGCATATAAGGTCCAATATTTTTGATCTTTGCAAGTGATAATAAGATGTAGAATACATTTTTCTTCCTCATCAAAGTCATTAAAGGCCTGGATTTCCTGATTATCTATTCCGAATCTTAACCGGTTAGAACGGTCATATCCGGCACAGATGTAAAATCCGGCAGGAGTTTTAGCTGGAGAAGCAGGGAATATTTTAATACGATTCTTGGCTGTAGGTTTACTTTTCAGGTACAAATAAAATTCCCATTCCTGTTCATCTCCTTCTATTGAATAAGGATAAGACAAAGAAACTGTTTCAGTTTGTTCCTGACCGTTCACCATTAAAACGCCATTGTCTATGACAAACTGCTGGCGATCGCCTGTCCATAAAACGGGTAATTCATGAGATCCAAATGTCTCCTGAAACTGTGAAAATACCAAAAGTGGAAGATTAACGAGTAAGAGAAGTAAAATTTGTTTCATAGCCAGCCAGTTTTGTTTTAGAATTGTTTATCTTTGCACGCTGTTTGATAACAGCTTGTTATTAATTTATTGCAAAGATAAAAAATTGTAAACGAATATACAAACTTTTTAAACTAAATTTTTCGCTGAAATGAATGTAGCAATTGTTGGTGCAAGTGGTGCAGTAGGACAAGAGTTCTTACGTGTGCTTGATCAGAGAAATTTTCCGATAGACAACCTGGTATTATTTGGTTCGTCTCGTAGTGCAGGACGTGATTATACGTTCCGTGGTAAACAGTATACTGTCAAGGAGCTGAAGCACAACGACGATTTTAAGGGTATCGATGTTGCTTTCGTTTCAGCTGGAGGCGGCACTTCCATTGAATTTGCTGAGACAATTACAAAGCATGGCGCTGTAATGATCGATAATTCAAGTGCTTTCCGTATGGAAAAGGATGTTCCTCTGGTAGTTCCGGAAGTAAATCCGGAAGATGCGCTGGATCGTCCGCGTGGCATCATTGCCAATCCGAATTGTACAACAATCCAGATGGTCGTTGCTTTGAAAGCTATTGAAAACCTGTCGCACATCAAACGTGTACATGTGGCTACTTACCAAGCTGCCAGTGGTGCCGGTGCAACAGCTATGGCTGAACTGAAGAAGCAATTCGAACAGTTGTTGAATGGTGAAGAGCCTACTGTTGAAAAGTTCGCTTATCAGTTGGCATACAACTTGATTCCGCATGTAGATGTCTTTACAGATAATGGTTATACAAAGGAAGAAATGAAGATGTATAACGAAACACGTAAGATTATGCACTCAGATATCGAAGTAAGTGCAACTTGTGTGCGTGTTCCGGTTATGCGTGCTCATAGTGAAGCTACATGGGTTGAGACAGAACGTCCGCTTTCATTGGAAGAAGTTCGTCAGGCCTTTGCTCAGATGGATGGTGTGGTTCTGCAGGATGAACCGGCTAAGAAAGTATATCCGATGCCGTTGTTCGTTGCCGATCACGATGAAGTGTATGTAGGTCGTATCCGTAAGGACCTGACAAATCCGAATGGTTTATCGTTCTGGACTGTAAGCGATCAGATCCGTAAAGGGGCCGCTTTGAATGCCGTTCAAATTGCTGAATATTTGTTGAAGGTAGGTAATATCCGATAAGATATACATATCCCGTTTTAAAAGATACGAGAATCGAAAACGAAACTAATGAGAGTCGTTTTCAGTTCTCGTATCTTTTGTTTTTAATGACGTTATATTTGGGGCAAAAGCCGGCGTATTTTCATGAAAAGCCGGCGCAAATTGACAAAAATACGCCGGCTTTTTTATTTACATATATTAAGAATTTGTTTATTGTGTCTAAACTTCTAAAAACCAATCAGATATTTGGCTATGAAGAAAAATACCGGAACTGCTAGGGCCGGAAGCATATTCAATGTTTTGCAGTCTTTGATTTCGAGAATAGCCAGACCGGAACTGGCAATCAATACACCACCCACAATGGAAATCTCATTCATCAGCTCTTCTGAAATCACGTCACCAGCCAAAGAAGTAATCAGATAAATTGATCCTTGGAACAGGAACAATACTGGGGCAGCCAGGATCATTCCGAATCCGTAGGTACTGGCCAGGACGGTCGAAGTCACCAGATCAAGGGTCGCATTGGTAAACAAATATGTATTGTCGCCGTAGAGGGCACTCATGATAGGCCCGACCATCGATAAGGTTCCTATACAATATAATAAGATACCTGTCGAGAGTCCTTCTGCCAGATTGGACTTGGAGAAGTGTTGCACGACACGGTTGAACTTGCCGGACAGGTCTAATAAAGTACCGACTAACGTACCTAATGCCAGACTGACGATAAACAGGACCGGATAATTACTTTCCGGCAGATGTGAAGTAACGGCATTGATTCCTAAAACTAAGGCCGCCAAACCCATGGCGTGATACAATGCACTCTGATATTGAGGCTTGATGGCACGTTTGGCTACACTGCCGACCGTGCTGCCTATCATGATACAAATGGTATTGACAATCGTTCCTAACATAATATGGCAAAGTTATAAAGAAAAGAAAATAGATGGCCTTTTGGTAAACATAAACTTTGTTTTTTCTGTTTCATAGGTGGTACGGAAAAATAAGAAAGACAAATAGGGGTTTTTCGGAAGAATGTGTCTTATGGGTAAACAACATATAAAAGTTTACGGATAACTACAAATCAATAAATAATGAATAAACGTATGAAACAGAAAGAAAATAAAAAGAAACAGGTGAATATGTGGCATTGGAATCAGCCGGAACAGGGTATGAGCATTGAAGACTGCGAACAGCTGGTAGATGAGTTCCGTTTGTCGGTTCAGAAAGCTTCGTTTAATCCGACGCTGGCCATCTTGTTGCATTGAAGCGAGGGTTGATCTTTTTTAGGCCACAAATAAATTCCGTACCTTTGCACAGAATAATGATGTGTAAGGTAAATATATGAAGATCGGAAATATAGATTTGGGAGAACGGCCGGTGTTTCTGGCACCGATGGAGGATGTAACGGATATTGCGTTTCGCTTGATGTGCAAGCGTTTTGGGGCAGATATGGTTTATACGGAATTTGTTTCGAGCGACGCTTTGATCCGCAGTGTCAGCAAAACGCAGCAGAAGCTGATTGTGTCAGACGAAGAACGCCCGGTGGCCATCCAGATTTATGGTCGTGATGTAGCTTCGATGGTAGAAGCTGCCCGCATTTGCGAAGCAGCGCACCCTGATATATTGGATATTAATTTCGGTTGTCCGGTGAAACGTGTTGCCGGAAAAGGAGCCGGAGCCGGTATGTTGCAGAATATTCCCTTAATGCTCGAAATCACACGGGAAGTAGTAAAAGCCGTCAATATACCGGTTACGGTCAAGACTCGTTTGGGTTGGGATGCCGATCATAAGATTATTGTGGAACTGGCCGAACAATTACAGGATTGCGGTATTGCAGCTTTGTCGATACATGGTCGTACACGTGCCCAGATGTATACCGGAGAAGCCGACTGGACTTTGATTGGTGCGGTAAAGAATAATCCGAGAATGACGATCCCGATTATCGGTAATGGAGATGTGACATCTGCGGAAATATGCAGGCAACGCTTTGATACGTATGGCGTTGATGGCGTCATGATCGGTCGAGGAAGTATCGGTCGGCCGTGGATTTTCCGGGAAGTCAAGCATTATCTGACGACGGGCGAATTATTGCCCCCTGAATCTTTTCATTGGTACCTGGATATTCTGAAAGAACAGGTAACAGACAGTGTGAACCGACTTGACGAACGGCGGGGCATTTTGCATATTCGCCGGCATTTGGCAGCCACTTCTCTCTTTAAAGGCATTCCGGATTTTAAGCAGACACGCGTGGCGATGTTGCGGGCGGAAACCGTGAAAGAATTATTCGAAATAATGGATTCAATTCCCGAAAAATTCGAAATTTGAGATGGTTTTAGCCTTTTTTAAAGGAATATATAAATTTACTCCCTGGTTTTTATAATAAATTGATACATTCGGACAATATATGATGTAAGAAATACATTATCTTTGTGTCGAGTTTTTTTCATAGTATTTTAGATCTAAGGTTAACAAGTCTTTGTATGAAGGAATCGTGAGATTGTTTCGTTGCAGAGCTAAAAGAGGTGTCATTCCTTTAGGCGTCGGAATGCACCTTTTTTTATTTTATGCAGCTGCGTGGCTTATTGCTTCAGTTCGCCGATAAGGACTGTTTCTTCATTGTCCGGACATTGGGCTACGATTTCTCCGTCGGCATTTAACAAACGGCTGCCTCCCTGATATACAATACCGGCAGAATCAGTTCCCACACAATTGACGGCAATCACGTTTACCTGATTTTCCATGGCTCGTTCTTGCAGTAATTTTTCCCAATCACTTTGACGGGATTCGGGCCAGTTGGCAATATAGATGGCTGTATCATATTCATCCTGGTTTCTGCTCCAGTTAGGAAACCGGAGATCATAACAGATATAAGGAGAAAAACGGTGTCCTTTCCAGGTAAAGATCAGGCGTTCTTTGCCCGGCGAGAAGCTTCCTTTCTTGAAACAGTTGTGCTTGTCGTAAATCTGATATTTCCCATCCGGAAAGACGGCCAGCAGACGGTTGAAATAAAGATTCTCTTCTTTGTAAATGGTTGATCCGATGATGAGCGCCTGAGTTTCCCGGGCCCACTGCTGCATATATTGGATAATGCGGGGATATTGAGCGGCGACCAGATCCTTTAAGTCTGCCTTTTCCTGTGCATTCTTCTTTTTCATTTCGCAGCCGGATGTAAATAGTTCGGGAAAAACAATCAGGTCACAGTTTGTACACTGCCTGATCCGTCTGTCAAAAGCTTCCAGATTGGCATCTACGTTTCCCCAGGCAAGTTGGGCTTGTACAAGAGCTACTTTTAATGATGATTGTTCTGTCTGAGTCCGACCTGTAGAAGTCAGGAATGAAAATCCAAGCAGAATGAAGATGAGACCTATACGCATAATGATACATTTTAGTGAACACAAAGATATAAAACTAAACAGAAAAATCTGTTTTGAGGCATGAGTTACGGGCAGTTTATGAAAACAGACAGCTCTCTGTTTTTTTATGCGTGTGGAAATCCTTATTTTTGTAGCCAAATAACACGAGGAAGTATGAATTACAAAATAAAGTCTCCGGAAGCAGCACTGAAGGCTGTTGTGCAGCTGCCTTCATCGAAAAGTATCTGCAACCGGGCATTAATCCTGAATGCGCTTAGCTATAGCCCCTATCCTATCCAGAATCTTTCGGATTGTGATGATACGGCTGTCCTGGTTAAGGCTTTAAACTCGAACGACCGGGATTTTGATATTCAGGCAGCAGGAACAGCGATGCGGTTTCTGACAGCATTCCTGGCAAAGGTCGTAGGTGAATGGACAATTACCGGGACAGAGCGGATGAAGAATCGTCCGATAAAGATATTAGTAGACGCACTCAATGCGGTTGGAGCTCGGATTGAGTACATCGAGAAGGAAGGTTTTCCTCCCTTACGGATTTTCGGTAGTGCACTTCAGGGCGGAGAAATTTCTTTATCTGGTGGCGTTAGTTCGCAGTATATTTCTGCTTTGCTGATGGTGGCACCGTTAATGGAGAAAGGTTTGATACTTCATCTGGAAGGGAATATTGTTTCACGGCCTTATATTTTACTGACACTTCAGCTGATGGAGCAGTTTGGAGTGAAGGCTGAATGGAAAGGAGCTACCATCCGTGTAGCACCGCAAGAATATCATCCGATTCCTTTTACGGTGGAATCAGACTGGAGTGCGGCTTCTTACTGGTATGAAATGATGGCTTTGTCACGCCAGGCCGACATACAGCTGAACGGATTGTTTAAACATAGTTTGCAAGGAGATGCTGCCGGAGCCAAGCTGTTTGCTCAGCTGGGTGTGGGAACTTCGTTTACGTCAGACGGTGTTGTCTTGAAAAAGACCGGAAATGTAACGCGTAAGTTAGTGTATGATTTCGTAAATGAACCGGATCTGGCGCAGACCTTTGTGGTAACATGTGCGGGCATGAATATACCGTTCCGATTTTCCGGACTCCAAAGTCTGAAGATTAAAGAGACAGACCGGATGGAAGCATTAAAGCAGGAATTGCGTAAGTTAGGCTATGTGTTGAAAGACAGCTGCAACAGCATCCTGGAATGGGATGGAGAAAGGTGTGAAGCAGAAGAAAATCCGGTGATAGCAACTTACGAGGATCATCGGATGGCGATGGCCTTTGCTCCACTGGCATTGGTACGTCCGGCAGGAATTGAGATGGCTCATCCGGAAGTAGTCAGTAAGAGTTATCCTCATTATTGGGAGCATTTGGCACAGGCCGGTTTCCAGATAGAAGAAAAATCAGTATAAAACATACGAAGCCATGTGGTATATCATATTAAGTCTGGTTGTATTGGGTATTGTTGCTGCTATTTTAGGTTATTTCCGTAACCGGAAACTGCAGAAGATGCTGGAGCGGGGAGAAATTACCGAGATACCGGAACCTAAGGAAATTCCTGAAGAATGCTGCGGACAGCATGAAGTATGCGAGCGGGATAGCTTGTTGGCTGCCGTCAGCAAATCAATTGAATATTATAATGACGAAGAGCTTGACCGCTTCAAAGGTGTGGAGGCGGATGCTTATGATGAAGCTGCTGTAGATGAATTCCGAGACGTCTTGTTTACTTTACAGGAAGTTGAAGTCGCCGGATGGTTGCGCAGTTTGCAATTGCGTGGAATCAATTTGCCGGATGAACTGAAGGACGAGGCTTTTCTGATTGTCGGTGAGCGGAGAATTCATTAATGCGAGAAAGTAAGAAAGATGGAATTGTTTCAATATGCTTTTTTCCAACATGCCCTGTTAGGTAGTTTGTTTACTGCCATAGCCTGTGGACTGGTGGGAACATATATCGTTTCCCGGCGTCTGGTATTCATCAGCGGAGGTATTACACATGCGTCCTTTGGTGGTTTGGGTTTGGGATTCTACTTAGGGATGAATCCGATCGCATCGGCTATGCTGTTTGCCGTCCTGGCTGCCTTTGGTGTAGAATGGGCCAGTAAATCTCAGCAGATACGTGAAGATTCGGCAATTGCTGGAGTCTGGTCATTAGGAATGGCTTTAGGTGTGATCTTTATCTTTCTGACACCAGGTTATGCTCCGAATCTGTCAGCCTATCTTTTTGGAAATATCCTGACCATAGCTCCAACTGATATTTTAGCGAGTGCAGTTTTGTCGATTGTTGTACTTCTTCTGTTCGGCATCTTTACGCGAGAGATCATATATGTAGCTTTTGATCCGGCGTTTGCCAAAACACAGCAATTGCCGGTCCGTCTGATTGAATATATGATGATGTGCCTGATTGCTGTTACGATTGTACTGGCGATCCGTATGGTTGGTATCATGTTGCTGATGAGTTTGCTGACATTACCGCAGATCACGGTTAATTTATTAACCTCCGATTTCAGGAAGATCATGTGGGGCAGCGTGCTGATCGGCTTTGGAGGTTCCGTCGTTGGTCTGTTCTTGTCTTATTATTTGAATATACCTTCAGGCGCGTTTATTATCTTGGTACTGGTATTGTTCTTTTTGGCTGTAAAGGCAATAAAAGCGCTTCTGATACGTTAATATATACGCATTTACTTCTTATGAGAGGTCGTTAGTCGTTTGTTGTTTTGAAGAAAGGATTTTATTATATAGTCGCTTTGTTTGTGGTGTCATTGCTTTGGTCGTGCAGTACAAAGAAAAACACCCGGTTCAATCGTTTTTATCATGCGTTGAATTCTCGCTTTAATATCTATTACAACGGGAAAACATCGTTTGATGAGGCTTTGTTGTCGATGCAAACTGGCTATAAGGAGAATTATTCTGATATGATTCTGATGTATCCGATCAGTGCACAGCCGAAAGAAAAGGCTGAGACAGGCGGACCTTTCGACCGGGCTATAGAGAAAAGCAACAAGGCAATCAAATTACACTCCATCAAGACCAAGCCGAAGAAGAAAGCCGGCTGGCGCAAAGATCCTAAACAAGTTACATGGCAGAATCAGGAAGAATATAATCCGTTCCTGAAGAAATGCTGGATGTTAATGGGCGAAGCTCAGTTTTATAACGCCGACTTTCTGCAGGCATCTGCAACTTTCTCTTATATTACCCGCCATTATAAGGAAGATGAAGAACTGGTTGCTTCAGCCAAACTCTGGCAGGCTCGTTGTTATGCCGAGATGGGCTGGAATTATGAGGCAGAAGATATTTTGGGGAAACTGAATACAAACGGTATCCCGAAGAAGTGCTTGAATCAGTATGCTGCCGTTTATGCGGATTATTTGATCAAGAATCAGCAGTTTGAAGACGCTATTCCTTATATGCGAACCGCTATTAAAGCGGAAAAGAACCGATTACAGAAGAGCCGGATGCGGTATTTACTCGGACAAATGTATGCTTCTCTTGAAATGGACGGCATGGCGTATAAAACTTTTGGTGAAGTTATTCGTTCTAATCCGCCTTATGAACTGGAATTTGCGGCTCGTATCCGTCAGACGGAAGTCTTTTCGGGCAGTGATTACCAGAAGGTGGTAAAGCGTCTGGAACGGATGGCCAAGAACCAGAAGAATAAAGACATGCTGGATCAGGTGTATTATGCTTTGGGTAATGTTTATATGAGCCGGGAAGATACGGCCAATGCCATTAAGAACTATGAATTAGGTGTTGAGAAAAGTACGCAGAATGGATTGGACAAGGCGCTTTGCCAGATCCGTTTGGGCGATTTGTATTTCGAGAAACGAGACTATGTAAAGGCGCAGCCGAACTTCAGTGGGGCTTTGGCCGGCATTCAGAAGGAATATAAAGACTATGAGCGTATTTCTAAGTTATCGGCTGTATTGGACGAACTGGTTGTCCATGTAGAAGCCGTCCATTTGCAGGACAGTTTGCAGACGTTGGCCAAGATGCCGGAGAAAGAACGTCTGGCCGTGATTGATAAGATTATCGAACAGGTAAAGGAAGAAGAGAAGAGAGCGCAGGAGGAAGCCGAGAAAGAAGCATTCTTGGCTGAACAGAGCGCAAAAGGAACCGGTATTAATCGTCCGGGTACGGAAGCGAATACGGTTACACTGCCAACGGCTTCAGGAAGCGCGTCGTTTTATTTCTATAATCCGCAGGCTGTAGCTCAGGGAAAGACTCAGTTCCAACGGAAATGGGGACGTCGCCCGTTGGAAGATGACTGGCGCCGGAGAAAGAAAACGCTCACAACATTCAATGATCCGAATGATATGGGTGAGGAAACCGACCAAGAAGGCATGGAAGGCGGACAATTGGCTGACTTAGCTGCCGGTGGTGCCGGAGATACATCTTCTGTCGTAAGCTCGGATGATCCGAAGTCGCGGGAATATTATTTGCAGCAGCTGCCTATGACTCCTGAAGATGTGGAAGCTTCGAACGTAATCATTGAGGACGGTTTGTATAACATGGCCATGATTTATAAGGATAAACTGGAAGATCTATCGCTCTCCATAGAGGCTTTCCAGAATTTAGAGAAGCGTTTCCCGGATAATTCGCACCTGATGGAAAGTTATTATCAGATTTATCTGATGGCTTTGCGCCTGAAAGATACAGGTTTAGCTGAGGAATATAAACAGAAGATGATGGCGAAGTTCCCGGGCAGTGATTATGCTGTGGCAATTTCCGACCCGAATTATGAATATAATATGCGGATGATGGATGTCGTTCAGGATTCTATCTATGAACAGACATACGAGCGTTATCTGGCAGAAGATACTTCGGCTGTACGCCGGAATTACCGAATGGTCAGTCAGAAATATCCATTGGCAAAACTGTTACCTAAGTTTATGTTCCTGGATGCGTTGACTTATGTACAGGCCGGCGATGCTGAAGGCTTCAAGACTGCTTTGAAAGCCTTGCTGGATAAATATCCTTCAGAAGATGTCTCGGAACTGGCCGGTGAGATGCTGAAAGGTGTTTTACGGGGTCGTCAGATGGTTCAGGGCGGCGTAACGGGAATGACGTGGAATCTTCGTTTTGGAACAGGCGACGACGGCTCTTTGTCTGCGGCTGATTCGGCCCGGACCTTTAAGGCAGAACCGAATGTTCCTTACCGGATGGTTATGATTTATCCGACCGGATTAATCGATCGGAATCAGCTGCTCTTTACCGTGGCAGCCTATAACTTCGCCAATTTTATGGTAAAACAGCTGGATATGTCGTTTGAAGAATCCGGGATTGCAAGTATCTTTGTGCTGAGCGGCTTCTATAATTTCGATGAGGCCTGGCATTATTATAAGATGATTTATGGTCAAGGCGGCTATGCTTCAAACTTGGATAAGGCTATTGATATTTTGCCTATATCAGAAGATAATTACGAGACATTGATGCATGGCAAGACGTTGGATGAGTATGTCGCTTTCTTCGATGAACATTTCCATGACAAAGCTCCGGAATTGGCAGCTCGCTGGGCAGCACGAAAAGAGGCACAGGCCGAAGAAGCTGAGAAGAAAGCCAATGAATCGTCGGAAACAACTCCGGCAGATTCCTTGACAGTTCCGGCGGATTCAGTCTCATCCCGTCAGCATGTTCCGGAATCTCCAATACCAGCTGATGAGAAACAGCCAGTACCGGAAGTAGAAAAACCGTCGGTTCTTGACAGTACGGTTGTAACTGTTCCGGATACTTCCGTTATTCTGCCGGATGATACGGTTCAGCCTGTATTGGAAGAACAGCTGTTGCCTGAAAAGGAAAAGCCTGACTTTACGGCTCCTAAACCGGAGAAAGACAAAGGCTTGACATTGGAAGATATCGAAAAGATCCGTCGTTTGCAGGCGGAAGCTGAAGAAATGCAGAAAGAAGAAGCTCGTCGGGTATTCGAGGCAGAGCAGGAAGCCGAACAGGTAGAATTAGAGCTGAATGCGAAGATCCGGGCTGAAATAGAAGCGCAGCAGCAGGCTGAAGAAGAAAGACTGTTGAAGGCGAAAGAAGAACGCGAGCGGAAACTGGAAACCGACCGGAAAGCAAAACTGAAACAGGCTGAGGCCGATCGGAAAGCGAAGCTGAAGGCTCGTGAAGAACTCCGTAAGGAGAAAGAACGGGCTTACAAAGAACGGCTGAAGCAGAAGGAAAAAGAACGTAAGGAAAAAGAACGGGCCTATAAACAGAAACTGAAGGAACGGGAAAAAGCACGTAAAGCCGAGCTGAAAGCCCGTGAAGAGGCACGTAAAAATAGGGAGAAGAGTAAAGAATGATTGTAATAGATAGAAGCAGACAAGTTGAACTTCCGGAAGCACTGGTTGCAACGATAGGCTTTTTCGATGGTGTACATCTGGGCCATCGTTTCCTGATAGACCAGTTGAAGAAGGTGGCGGATAAGGAAGGTTTGCCTTCGGCTGTCATCACGTTTCGGGAACATCCCAGGGCTGTTCTGCATGCGGATTATCAGCCGAAATTATTGAATACATGGGAGGAAAAACAAACCCAGTTGGCTACGACAGGTGTGGATTATTGTCTGGTTCTCGATTTTACGTTGGAGTTATCCCGTTTTTCGGCAGCTGAATTTATTACTAAAATACTGGCCGAAGCTTTTCGGGTAAAGGCTTTACTGATAGGTTATGATCATCGTTTCGGGCATGATCGGGCCGAAGGATTTGATCAGTATGTTGTATATGGGAAGGCTTTGGGAATGGATGTGATCCAGGCTCTACCTTATGATAATGGGCAGACGAAAGTAAGTTCTTCTGAAGTTCGTCGGCTCTTGGCAGAAGGCGAGGTGAAACAGGCGGCAGTTCTGTTATCATATCCTTATTCTCTGAAGGGAAAGATTGTAAAAGGACACCAGGTAGGACGTACAATCGGTTTCCCGACAGCCAACCTTTCGGTAGAAGATTCTCGTAAGATCCTACCCGGAAATGGTGTTTATGCAGTCTGGGCTGTTCTTTCCGGTAAACGTTATAAAGGCATGCTTTCTATAGGAAACAGACCGACACTGGATGATGGGAATAGTCAGTCCATAGAAGTGTATTTATTGGATTTTTCGGGAGATTTGTATGGCGCGGAAATGGAAGTCTCGTTCGTTTACCAGCTTCGGGCAAACCGTAAATTCCCTTCGCTGGCCGATTTGAAGGCGCAGTTGGAAACCGACCGCTGCGAAACCGACCGCCTGCTGGGTTGAACCGTTCTACTCTGCCGGAAATATCTTTCTCTTATTTCTTGGAAAGTTGCATTCTTCCAAGATTTTTGCCATCCAAGTGCTTTTTTAAGAGGAATCCGCAAAGATTTTCATTAGAAAAGGCTTTTCTAGTATCATTCTGTCAGGATTCTGACTGTCCAAGTACTTTTTCAGTCCGATTCTTTGCGGATTTTCACCGTCCAAGTACTTTTTCAATGCAAATCCGCGCGGATTGGAACCGGAAAACTACTTGGACGGTTCCATTCCGCACGGATTATAGGTATTTTATTTCACTTCTTCTATTGTTCCTTTTCCGATGATACGTTGTTGTACAGCGGTCGGACCTTTATAACGGATGTTTCCTTTACCGACCAAGGTAGCATTCAGATTACCTGTCGGATGGATTTCTGCCAAACCACTGCCTGCCATTTTACATTTTACATCCGGGATTGCAACACCATAAGCATGAATGTCACCACTGCTTAATACCGTATAATTTCCCTGATTGGCAGATCCGGCTTTCAGACGGATGGAACCCGAACCGCCCATATTACAGTTCAGTTTGTCGACCTTCATATTTTCAACGACCATATTGGCACTGCCCGAAACGTCTAAATTC is part of the Parabacteroides sp. AD58 genome and harbors:
- a CDS encoding 3-phosphoshikimate 1-carboxyvinyltransferase, which codes for MNYKIKSPEAALKAVVQLPSSKSICNRALILNALSYSPYPIQNLSDCDDTAVLVKALNSNDRDFDIQAAGTAMRFLTAFLAKVVGEWTITGTERMKNRPIKILVDALNAVGARIEYIEKEGFPPLRIFGSALQGGEISLSGGVSSQYISALLMVAPLMEKGLILHLEGNIVSRPYILLTLQLMEQFGVKAEWKGATIRVAPQEYHPIPFTVESDWSAASYWYEMMALSRQADIQLNGLFKHSLQGDAAGAKLFAQLGVGTSFTSDGVVLKKTGNVTRKLVYDFVNEPDLAQTFVVTCAGMNIPFRFSGLQSLKIKETDRMEALKQELRKLGYVLKDSCNSILEWDGERCEAEENPVIATYEDHRMAMAFAPLALVRPAGIEMAHPEVVSKSYPHYWEHLAQAGFQIEEKSV
- a CDS encoding phospholipase, yielding MWYIILSLVVLGIVAAILGYFRNRKLQKMLERGEITEIPEPKEIPEECCGQHEVCERDSLLAAVSKSIEYYNDEELDRFKGVEADAYDEAAVDEFRDVLFTLQEVEVAGWLRSLQLRGINLPDELKDEAFLIVGERRIH
- a CDS encoding metal ABC transporter permease; this encodes MELFQYAFFQHALLGSLFTAIACGLVGTYIVSRRLVFISGGITHASFGGLGLGFYLGMNPIASAMLFAVLAAFGVEWASKSQQIREDSAIAGVWSLGMALGVIFIFLTPGYAPNLSAYLFGNILTIAPTDILASAVLSIVVLLLFGIFTREIIYVAFDPAFAKTQQLPVRLIEYMMMCLIAVTIVLAIRMVGIMLLMSLLTLPQITVNLLTSDFRKIMWGSVLIGFGGSVVGLFLSYYLNIPSGAFIILVLVLFFLAVKAIKALLIR
- a CDS encoding tetratricopeptide repeat protein; the encoded protein is MKKGFYYIVALFVVSLLWSCSTKKNTRFNRFYHALNSRFNIYYNGKTSFDEALLSMQTGYKENYSDMILMYPISAQPKEKAETGGPFDRAIEKSNKAIKLHSIKTKPKKKAGWRKDPKQVTWQNQEEYNPFLKKCWMLMGEAQFYNADFLQASATFSYITRHYKEDEELVASAKLWQARCYAEMGWNYEAEDILGKLNTNGIPKKCLNQYAAVYADYLIKNQQFEDAIPYMRTAIKAEKNRLQKSRMRYLLGQMYASLEMDGMAYKTFGEVIRSNPPYELEFAARIRQTEVFSGSDYQKVVKRLERMAKNQKNKDMLDQVYYALGNVYMSREDTANAIKNYELGVEKSTQNGLDKALCQIRLGDLYFEKRDYVKAQPNFSGALAGIQKEYKDYERISKLSAVLDELVVHVEAVHLQDSLQTLAKMPEKERLAVIDKIIEQVKEEEKRAQEEAEKEAFLAEQSAKGTGINRPGTEANTVTLPTASGSASFYFYNPQAVAQGKTQFQRKWGRRPLEDDWRRRKKTLTTFNDPNDMGEETDQEGMEGGQLADLAAGGAGDTSSVVSSDDPKSREYYLQQLPMTPEDVEASNVIIEDGLYNMAMIYKDKLEDLSLSIEAFQNLEKRFPDNSHLMESYYQIYLMALRLKDTGLAEEYKQKMMAKFPGSDYAVAISDPNYEYNMRMMDVVQDSIYEQTYERYLAEDTSAVRRNYRMVSQKYPLAKLLPKFMFLDALTYVQAGDAEGFKTALKALLDKYPSEDVSELAGEMLKGVLRGRQMVQGGVTGMTWNLRFGTGDDGSLSAADSARTFKAEPNVPYRMVMIYPTGLIDRNQLLFTVAAYNFANFMVKQLDMSFEESGIASIFVLSGFYNFDEAWHYYKMIYGQGGYASNLDKAIDILPISEDNYETLMHGKTLDEYVAFFDEHFHDKAPELAARWAARKEAQAEEAEKKANESSETTPADSLTVPADSVSSRQHVPESPIPADEKQPVPEVEKPSVLDSTVVTVPDTSVILPDDTVQPVLEEQLLPEKEKPDFTAPKPEKDKGLTLEDIEKIRRLQAEAEEMQKEEARRVFEAEQEAEQVELELNAKIRAEIEAQQQAEEERLLKAKEERERKLETDRKAKLKQAEADRKAKLKAREELRKEKERAYKERLKQKEKERKEKERAYKQKLKEREKARKAELKAREEARKNREKSKE